GTGCCGCTACTTGTTCGCTAGTGTGGTGTCTGAAGCGAAGATTACGCCGCGCCCTGAGGCAGAAGACAGGAAGTTCGCCAACATCGGAGCGTTCAAGGTCTCTGAGGTCATGGACAGGCACATCGGCAACCTGTTCGAAGCTCTGGTAATCCCGTGGAACATCAATGTTCTGGACAGGGATCTGGCTGACATCAGGAGGATAATCGAGCGGTATTATTCGCCCGAGCAGTACAGATTCTTCTGTGATGTTCTGGAGGTGCAGGAGTACATGTTCAAGCATCCCATCACGCTGAAAGAAGGCCTCAAGAGCAGCCTCAGGCAGAGGAGCAGCGCAAGGGTGTTCTCGTTCCTGCAGAGGGCGAAGCGGTCTGTGAAGAGAGTCGGACAGTCTCTGTTGAGGCGGTAAAAATTATGCCCTCCCCAGTTGTGCCGGAGAGGGTCATTCTGTCCTGCTGAACTCAGGCCAAGACCTTCAAGCCCGGATTCTCCTCCGCACTGTCCCTGAAGACCTCCATCACTCTGGCGAAGTAACTTCCGCTGACTTTCTCCGTGTTCACGAACTCAACCTGTACATCATCAAGTTCCGTTAAGCAGTCATGAAGAGCGTCGAGATTCCCGCCGTAATACTCCGGGAAATTCAGAGCCCCGCGCAAGTACTCGTGTGCTTCGTCCTTCGTCTGAAGCCTCAGGGCATCAAGCTCAACCCTCATCGTCATTTCCCCTTTCCGTAAAGAAGCTCGAACGTGTTGTAGTGGTCTTCGGTGTAGTAGATCAGCCCGTCGTTGGAGAAGATTATACGTTTCGCGTTGCGCCGCCCGCCCCGGTAATCTATGTCGCACTCGTAGTACTGCCGACCTTTTTTCGTCGGAAGAAGCTGCTCGTAGTTCCCGAACCTGTCTCCGCCGATGCTCTTGCCCGGAGCTACCTTGTTGAGGTTGCCCTGTGAGCTCACCCAGCCCAGCCTTCGTGCCTGCTCCTTCGTGATGTAGTTGCTCGGCAGATGCCCGAACTTGTTGATGTACGCGGCTACGTACTCCTTCGAGGTGTATGTGCCGTCCTTCTCGACGTAAACTCTCGGTGCTGCCTCAAGCGAGAACGCCAGCGTGAAGCTCAGCAGCAAGACCACGAGCATACGAAAAATCTTTGTGTTGCGTATCATGTGTATTGTCCTTTCAGGGAAAATTTACCCTCCCCGTTGTTCAGGAGAGGGTTTTAGTTGGTGAGATTACAGGTTCGACGTGAACCACTCGCGCAGTTCGTCCGCAGTCTGGAAGCCCACATGACGAGCCGCTACCTTGCCGTCCTTGAACAGCACGATGTTCGGGATGCTCATCACACGGAGCTTCTTCACGATACCTTTGTTCTCGTCAGCGTCAGCCTTGAAGAACGCCGCCTTGTCCGCGAACTCCTCAGACAGTGCCTCGACGACCGGCGCAATCATCTTGCACGGCCCGCACCAAGTCGCCCACACATCCAGCAGAGCAACGGGAGCTGCCTCTACCGCAGAAAGATCATCATTCTCGACAACGTTTACTGCCATTGTTCACGCCTCCTACAGCAGGGACACAACGAAATCTTCTACTGCCTTCATGTCAGCAGTAGGCTCGAAACGCGCAACAACATTCCCTGCGCGGTCAACGACGAACTTAGTGAAGTTCCACTTGATGTCGGGCTTCTTCGCGTAATCAGGGTCAGCTTTGCCGAGCATGTCATCAAGTACAGCCGCCAGCTTGTGTCCTTCGCCAAATCCAGCAAAGCCCTTCTGAGCCTTCAGGAACGTATACAGAGGGAGTTCATCCGGGCCGTTCACGTTGGACTTCTTGAACTGCTCAAACTGCGTGTCGTAGTTGAGGGTGCAGAACTCGTGAATCTCGTCATCAGAGCCGGGTGCCTGCCCGCCGAACTGGTTGCAGGGGATATCAATGATCTCGAGGCCTCTGTCGTGATAAGCCTCGTACATTTTTTCGAGGGGCTCGTACTGGGGAGTGAAGCCGCAGCCCGTCGCTGTGTTGACGATGACCAGAACTTTGCCCTTGAAGGCAGAGAGCTTGACCTCTTCGCCTTTGGGCGTGAAGACGGAATAATCATATACAGTGCTCATGTCTTAACCTCCGTTGTGGGAATATGTGCATCAATTATACAGCACACTTACAGCCATTTGGTTGGGAGTTTGCGCCTTAAGAGCCTGTTAAAGCGCATCTTAAGCCTGAGTATCTTATCAGGGTCATTGCTGAGGCAGCGTTTTACCAGAGACTTTATGCCGTTATTGACGCGATAGCTCAGCCTGCAGAATATTGCGCCGCATTTTGCTGTCATTGCCTGCTCATA
This window of the Synergistaceae bacterium genome carries:
- a CDS encoding barstar family protein, giving the protein MTMRVELDALRLQTKDEAHEYLRGALNFPEYYGGNLDALHDCLTELDDVQVEFVNTEKVSGSYFARVMEVFRDSAEENPGLKVLA
- the trxA gene encoding thioredoxin; the protein is MAVNVVENDDLSAVEAAPVALLDVWATWCGPCKMIAPVVEALSEEFADKAAFFKADADENKGIVKKLRVMSIPNIVLFKDGKVAARHVGFQTADELREWFTSNL
- a CDS encoding glutathione peroxidase; translated protein: MSTVYDYSVFTPKGEEVKLSAFKGKVLVIVNTATGCGFTPQYEPLEKMYEAYHDRGLEIIDIPCNQFGGQAPGSDDEIHEFCTLNYDTQFEQFKKSNVNGPDELPLYTFLKAQKGFAGFGEGHKLAAVLDDMLGKADPDYAKKPDIKWNFTKFVVDRAGNVVARFEPTADMKAVEDFVVSLL